From Roseibium alexandrii DFL-11, the proteins below share one genomic window:
- a CDS encoding NADH-quinone oxidoreductase subunit M, which yields MIDWPILSLTTFLPLLGVVFVLMVSGNDDQAKGQMRMVALVTTGMTFGLSLVIWAFFDYSNPGFQFVEERDWLGSNISYKMGVDGISLLFVVLTAFLMPFCILASWKSVQNRVREYMVAFLILETLMIGVFCALDIVVFYVFFEAGLIPMFLIIGVWGGARRVYASYKFFLYTLLGSVLMLVAIMAMYWTAGTTDIQELLVYQFPPEMQTWLWIAFFASFAVKMPMWPVHTWLPDAHVEAPTAGSVILAGVLLKLGGYGFLRFSLPMFPLASDMFAPLVYTLSVVAIIYTSLVALAQEDIKKLIAYSSVAHMGYVTLGIFTMTPQGVQGGIFQMLSHGIVSGALFLCVGVIYDRMHTREISAYGGLVNRMPKYAVAFLIFTMANVGLPGTSGFVGEILVLIGAFQVNTWVAVFATLGVILSACYALYLYRRVVFGSLDKESLKSILDLDLREKVILVPMIILTIFFGFYPMAILDVTQGSVDNLINQYTAALEAAGVTQHAATAH from the coding sequence ATGATTGACTGGCCAATTCTGTCACTCACGACATTCCTGCCGTTGTTGGGTGTTGTCTTCGTCCTGATGGTGTCGGGCAATGACGACCAGGCAAAGGGTCAGATGCGTATGGTGGCGCTTGTCACCACTGGCATGACCTTTGGTTTGTCGCTGGTCATCTGGGCTTTCTTCGATTACTCGAACCCAGGGTTCCAGTTTGTCGAAGAGCGCGACTGGCTCGGCTCCAACATCTCCTACAAAATGGGCGTCGACGGCATTTCCTTGCTGTTCGTTGTGCTCACCGCATTCCTGATGCCGTTTTGTATCTTGGCCTCCTGGAAGAGCGTCCAGAACCGCGTGCGCGAATACATGGTCGCGTTCCTGATCCTGGAAACTTTGATGATCGGCGTGTTCTGCGCACTCGACATCGTAGTCTTCTACGTGTTCTTCGAAGCTGGCCTCATCCCGATGTTCCTGATCATCGGTGTCTGGGGTGGCGCACGGCGGGTCTACGCGTCTTACAAGTTCTTCCTCTACACGCTTCTCGGATCGGTCTTGATGCTGGTCGCGATCATGGCGATGTACTGGACAGCCGGCACGACCGATATCCAGGAGCTGCTGGTTTATCAGTTCCCGCCGGAGATGCAGACCTGGCTCTGGATCGCGTTTTTCGCCAGTTTCGCGGTGAAAATGCCGATGTGGCCGGTGCACACCTGGTTGCCGGACGCCCACGTCGAGGCGCCGACAGCCGGATCCGTGATCCTGGCGGGTGTTCTTCTGAAACTCGGCGGTTATGGTTTCCTGCGGTTCTCCCTGCCGATGTTCCCGCTTGCGTCCGATATGTTTGCACCGCTGGTGTACACACTTTCGGTGGTTGCGATCATCTACACATCGCTTGTGGCGCTGGCTCAGGAAGACATAAAGAAGCTCATCGCCTACTCATCGGTTGCCCACATGGGTTACGTGACCTTGGGGATCTTCACCATGACGCCGCAGGGTGTGCAGGGCGGCATCTTCCAGATGCTCTCCCACGGCATCGTGTCCGGCGCGCTCTTCCTGTGCGTTGGCGTCATCTATGACCGGATGCACACCCGGGAGATTTCGGCCTATGGCGGCCTCGTCAACCGGATGCCGAAATATGCGGTCGCGTTCCTCATCTTCACGATGGCGAATGTTGGCTTGCCCGGAACTTCTGGCTTCGTCGGTGAAATCCTCGTTCTGATTGGAGCGTTCCAGGTCAACACATGGGTTGCCGTGTTCGCGACATTGGGCGTGATCCTGTCGGCGTGTTATGCGCTTTATCTCTACCGCCGGGTCGTTTTCGGTTCGCTGGACAAGGAAAGCCTCAAGTCGATCCTCGATCTGGATCTGCGCGAAAAGGTCATCCTGGTCCCGATGATCATCTTGACGATCTTCTTCGGTTTCTATCCGATGGCGATCCTGGATGTGACCCAGGGATCCGTTGACAACCTCATCAATCAATATACCGCGGCCCTTGAAGCTGCTGGGGTCACCCAGCATGCGGCCACGGCGCACTAA
- the nuoL gene encoding NADH-quinone oxidoreductase subunit L, which yields MYATILFLPLIGFLIAGLFGRSIGAKASEYITSGLLILAALLSWIAFIGFWLGGSEAQVVHLFRWISAGDLNVAWSIRVDTLTAVMLVVVNTVSALVHVYSIGYMHHDPHRPRFFAYLSLFTFAMLTLVTADNLLQMFFGWEGVGLASYLLIGFWYKKPSANAAAMKAFVVNRVGDFGFALGIFGVFYLFGSIDFTTIFNDAPSFIEEQGEVMNFMGYHLDAQAAMTVICLLLFMGAMGKSAQFLLHTWLPDAMEGPTPVSALIHAATMVTAGVFMVARLSPLFELSDVALAVIVFFGATTAFFAATVGLVQNDIKRVIAYSTCSQLGYMFVALGIGAYSIAVFHLFTHAFFKALLFLCAGSVIHAVSDEQDMRKMGGLRKHIPITYWTMMIGTLALTGVGIPLTHIGFAGFVSKDGIIEAAFAASGGDHPNPMALYGFWLTVIAAALTSFYSWRLTFMTFHGKPRASVDVMKHVHESPMVMTVPLFILSIGAVLAGMVFYGPFFYDEAAYEAFWAGSLPAFADSHVLHDMHYVPTWVRLSPFVMMAAGLLVAYQFYIRSPEMPKQLAERHSALYQFLLNKWYFDELYNFIFVRPAMWLGRVLWKKGDGTVIDGYGPNGIAARVQGVTTWVVKLQTGYLYHYAFAMLIGVAALITWSMFTGAGTGGGAH from the coding sequence ATGTACGCTACAATCCTGTTCCTACCGCTGATTGGATTTCTGATTGCCGGTCTCTTCGGACGCTCAATTGGTGCCAAAGCATCCGAGTACATTACAAGTGGTCTGTTGATCCTTGCAGCGCTTCTGTCTTGGATAGCATTTATCGGGTTCTGGCTCGGAGGTTCCGAAGCCCAGGTTGTTCACCTTTTCCGCTGGATAAGCGCCGGCGATCTTAACGTTGCCTGGTCAATCCGCGTCGACACGCTGACAGCGGTCATGCTGGTCGTTGTCAACACGGTGTCCGCATTGGTGCATGTCTATTCGATTGGCTACATGCACCACGATCCGCACCGCCCGCGCTTCTTTGCTTATCTGTCGCTCTTCACGTTCGCCATGCTGACGCTGGTGACGGCCGATAACCTGCTGCAGATGTTCTTCGGCTGGGAAGGCGTGGGTCTTGCGTCCTATCTGCTGATCGGCTTCTGGTACAAGAAACCGTCCGCCAATGCGGCGGCGATGAAGGCGTTTGTCGTCAACCGTGTCGGTGACTTCGGGTTCGCGCTCGGCATCTTCGGTGTCTTCTACCTGTTCGGCAGCATCGACTTCACAACGATCTTCAACGACGCCCCGTCCTTCATTGAAGAGCAGGGCGAAGTCATGAACTTCATGGGCTATCACCTCGATGCCCAGGCTGCGATGACCGTCATTTGTCTGCTCCTGTTCATGGGGGCGATGGGCAAGTCGGCACAGTTCCTTCTGCACACATGGCTGCCGGATGCGATGGAAGGCCCGACTCCGGTGTCTGCGCTCATCCACGCTGCGACCATGGTCACCGCGGGTGTCTTCATGGTGGCGCGCCTGTCGCCGCTGTTCGAACTGTCCGACGTCGCGCTGGCCGTGATCGTGTTCTTCGGTGCAACGACTGCGTTCTTTGCCGCAACCGTTGGTCTTGTTCAAAACGACATCAAGCGTGTGATTGCCTACTCCACCTGTTCGCAGCTGGGGTATATGTTCGTGGCGCTCGGGATTGGAGCTTACTCCATCGCGGTGTTCCACCTGTTCACGCACGCGTTCTTCAAGGCGCTGTTGTTCCTGTGTGCAGGTTCGGTGATCCATGCCGTGTCCGACGAACAGGACATGCGCAAGATGGGCGGTTTGCGGAAGCATATTCCGATCACCTATTGGACCATGATGATTGGTACTCTGGCTTTGACCGGTGTCGGCATCCCGCTGACCCATATCGGTTTTGCTGGCTTTGTTTCCAAGGACGGCATCATCGAAGCCGCGTTTGCGGCGTCGGGTGGAGACCATCCGAACCCGATGGCGCTTTATGGCTTCTGGTTGACTGTGATTGCAGCGGCGCTGACGTCGTTTTATTCGTGGCGCCTGACCTTTATGACCTTCCACGGTAAACCACGTGCTTCTGTTGATGTTATGAAACACGTTCATGAATCGCCAATGGTCATGACCGTGCCGTTGTTCATCTTGTCCATCGGCGCAGTGCTTGCCGGGATGGTCTTCTACGGCCCGTTCTTCTACGACGAGGCGGCCTATGAAGCCTTCTGGGCCGGTTCTTTGCCGGCGTTTGCCGACAGCCACGTCCTGCATGACATGCATTACGTTCCGACCTGGGTGCGCTTGTCGCCATTCGTCATGATGGCAGCCGGTCTGCTTGTTGCCTACCAGTTCTACATCCGTTCGCCGGAAATGCCGAAACAGTTGGCCGAACGCCATTCTGCGCTGTACCAGTTCCTGTTGAACAAGTGGTATTTCGACGAGCTCTACAATTTCATCTTTGTCCGTCCCGCAATGTGGCTTGGCCGCGTTCTTTGGAAGAAGGGCGATGGCACCGTGATTGACGGCTATGGGCCGAACGGGATCGCCGCGCGGGTGCAGGGTGTCACGACCTGGGTCGTGAAACTGCAGACCGGATATCTCTACCACTATGCATTTGCGATGCTGATCGGTGTGGCGGCTTTGATCACCTGGTCGATGTTCACCGGTGCGGGCACCGGCGGGGGTGCACACTAA
- the proS gene encoding proline--tRNA ligase — protein MRLSRYFLPILKETPKEAEIVSHRLMLRAGMIRQQSAGIYSWLPLGLKVLRKIERIVEEEQARAGAVQLLMPTIQPADLWRESGRYDAYGKEMLRITDRHEREMLFGPTNEEMITDIFRSYVRSYKDLPLNLYHIQWKFRDEVRPRFGIMRGREFLMKDAYSFDLDQETARHAYNRMFVAYLRTFDRMGLKAIPMKADTGPIGGDLSHEFIILAETGESEVFLDKSLLEMPIPAKDTDFWSDLSPIVESWTTPYAATDEMHDEAAFGALEEDTRVSARGIEVGHIFYFGTKYSDAMGAKVATAEGTEVPVHMGSYGVGVSRLLGALIEANHDEDGIIWPKSVAPFHVGIINMRPGDDLTDPVCEDLYAKLEAAGIEVLYDDTDSRAGAKFATMDLIGLPFQVVAGPRGLKDGVLEVKDRATGEKEMLTPEATLNKLTAALTD, from the coding sequence ATGCGTCTGTCCCGTTACTTCCTGCCCATCCTGAAAGAAACTCCGAAGGAAGCGGAAATTGTTTCCCACCGGCTCATGCTGCGCGCGGGTATGATCCGCCAGCAGTCCGCCGGGATCTATTCCTGGCTCCCGCTGGGATTGAAGGTCCTTCGCAAGATTGAGCGGATTGTGGAAGAAGAGCAGGCGCGGGCGGGGGCGGTCCAGCTGTTGATGCCGACCATCCAGCCTGCCGACCTGTGGCGCGAAAGTGGGCGCTATGACGCTTATGGCAAGGAGATGCTCCGGATTACTGACCGCCATGAGCGCGAAATGCTCTTTGGTCCGACCAACGAGGAGATGATCACCGACATCTTCCGCAGCTATGTGCGCTCCTACAAGGATCTGCCGTTGAACCTTTACCACATTCAGTGGAAATTCCGGGACGAAGTCCGTCCGCGGTTCGGCATCATGCGCGGGCGCGAGTTCCTGATGAAAGACGCGTATTCCTTCGATCTCGATCAGGAAACGGCACGTCATGCCTATAACCGCATGTTCGTTGCTTACCTGCGCACTTTTGACCGGATGGGGTTGAAGGCGATCCCGATGAAGGCCGACACAGGCCCGATTGGCGGCGATCTCAGCCATGAATTCATTATCCTTGCGGAAACCGGCGAGAGCGAAGTTTTCCTCGACAAGTCGCTTCTTGAAATGCCGATCCCGGCCAAGGACACCGATTTCTGGTCGGACCTGTCTCCGATCGTCGAAAGCTGGACGACGCCCTACGCTGCAACCGACGAAATGCATGATGAAGCGGCCTTCGGCGCATTGGAAGAGGACACGCGCGTATCGGCCCGCGGTATTGAAGTCGGGCACATCTTCTATTTCGGCACCAAATACTCAGATGCGATGGGCGCCAAGGTTGCCACCGCTGAAGGAACGGAAGTTCCGGTCCACATGGGCTCTTATGGTGTTGGTGTGTCCCGTCTTCTTGGTGCCTTGATTGAAGCCAATCATGATGAGGATGGAATCATCTGGCCGAAATCGGTCGCACCGTTCCATGTTGGTATCATCAACATGCGTCCGGGTGATGATTTGACCGATCCGGTCTGTGAGGACCTTTACGCCAAGCTCGAAGCTGCCGGCATTGAGGTCCTTTATGACGACACGGACAGCCGGGCAGGGGCGAAATTTGCCACGATGGATCTGATCGGTCTGCCGTTCCAGGTGGTGGCCGGTCCGCGCGGGCTGAAAGATGGAGTGCTGGAAGTCAAGGACCGGGCAACTGGGGAAAAGGAAATGCTGACCCCTGAGGCGACCTTGAACAAGCTCACCGCGGCATTGACGGACTGA
- the mce gene encoding methylmalonyl-CoA epimerase: MIGRLNHVAIAVSDIEAATAVYRDTLGADVSAKEAQPDHGVSTVFINLPNTKIELLEPLGDDSPIAKFLEKNPSGGIHHVCYEVDDIIAARDKLVADGARVLGSGEPKIGAHGKPVLFLHPKDFLGTLTELEEA; this comes from the coding sequence ATGATCGGTCGGCTCAACCACGTGGCCATTGCAGTGTCGGATATCGAGGCGGCGACTGCCGTTTACCGGGATACGCTTGGTGCGGATGTCTCTGCCAAGGAAGCGCAGCCGGACCACGGTGTTTCGACCGTGTTCATCAACCTGCCGAACACAAAGATCGAGTTGCTTGAACCGCTTGGGGACGATTCTCCGATCGCGAAATTCCTGGAAAAGAACCCGTCCGGTGGCATCCACCACGTCTGCTATGAAGTCGATGACATCATCGCGGCGCGGGACAAACTGGTGGCGGATGGTGCGCGTGTCCTTGGTAGCGGCGAACCGAAAATCGGGGCTCACGGAAAACCGGTGCTGTTCCTTCACCCGAAGGATTTTCTCGGCACCTTGACGGAACTGGAAGAGGCGTAA
- a CDS encoding biotin--[acetyl-CoA-carboxylase] ligase: MNSPAPHLETKGPAPGAPDFLYEAYETVGSTNALCLERAVSGHPGNLWIRAGVQTAGRGRRGRAWTSPQGNLFASVLMIDPAPLARIGELPLLSAVALAEAVDKAAGTLQLVSLKWPNDLLVDGAKLSGILLEAETLKDGRLAAVMGFGVNCVSHPDPAMYQATDLRGLGFQVSADSLFAALAETLAKYLAIWHQPDGFDRIRRQWLKRAAHLGQKITVRAAQEEITGIFDDLDASGHLVLRLDNGQKRTVYAGDVFLSGE, from the coding sequence TTGAACAGTCCCGCACCACATCTTGAGACAAAAGGTCCGGCGCCCGGAGCGCCGGATTTTCTCTATGAGGCCTATGAGACGGTCGGCTCGACCAACGCTCTGTGTCTGGAGCGGGCCGTTTCGGGGCATCCTGGAAATCTCTGGATCCGGGCTGGCGTTCAGACGGCAGGCCGGGGCCGGCGGGGGCGGGCCTGGACCTCTCCGCAGGGCAATCTCTTTGCAAGTGTCCTGATGATCGACCCGGCTCCCTTGGCCCGGATCGGCGAATTGCCGCTTTTGTCGGCTGTTGCGCTCGCCGAAGCCGTTGACAAGGCAGCCGGTACGCTCCAATTGGTGTCGTTGAAGTGGCCAAACGATCTTTTGGTCGACGGAGCAAAACTATCCGGCATCTTGCTGGAAGCCGAGACACTCAAGGACGGCAGGCTGGCTGCGGTCATGGGGTTTGGCGTCAATTGTGTCTCTCATCCCGATCCGGCGATGTATCAGGCTACCGATTTGCGCGGTCTTGGCTTTCAAGTGTCGGCGGACAGCCTGTTCGCGGCGCTGGCGGAAACACTGGCAAAGTATTTGGCAATCTGGCACCAACCGGACGGCTTTGATCGTATCCGGCGCCAATGGTTGAAGCGGGCGGCGCATCTGGGACAAAAGATCACTGTCCGGGCCGCTCAGGAAGAAATAACCGGCATTTTTGACGATCTGGATGCGTCCGGCCATTTGGTCCTAAGACTGGATAACGGCCAGAAACGCACGGTCTATGCCGGTGATGTATTTTTATCCGGCGAATGA
- a CDS encoding DUF1467 family protein encodes MSLAFSLAIFFMMWWIILFAMLPFGMRRTQEEAGQVIPGSEASAPERPRMLRVLVMTTVVTCVLFAGYMWLRSSGFGLDDIPFFMPPSESYSTPGG; translated from the coding sequence ATGTCGTTGGCGTTCAGCCTGGCAATCTTTTTCATGATGTGGTGGATCATACTGTTCGCGATGCTTCCGTTCGGCATGCGCCGGACACAGGAAGAGGCGGGACAGGTGATCCCGGGCTCTGAGGCCAGTGCCCCTGAACGCCCACGGATGTTGCGTGTGCTGGTGATGACAACGGTTGTCACCTGTGTGCTCTTCGCCGGGTACATGTGGCTGCGCTCGAGCGGTTTCGGCTTGGATGATATTCCGTTCTTTATGCCTCCGAGCGAGAGTTACTCCACGCCGGGCGGATAA
- the nuoN gene encoding NADH-quinone oxidoreductase subunit NuoN, with protein MSDVTQLPDLMPALPEIILAIGAMVLLMVGAFGGRNISYAVFGGAMGLLGGTFLVLLLVPSFGETFGGSFILDDYAYFLKLVVLVGSFFAIAMSWAYAKSQSFDHFEYPILIILATLGMMLMLSANDMIALYMGLELQSLSLYVVAAINRDSVRSTEAGLKYFVLGALSSGMLLYGMSLVYGFTGQISFAAIAELLSQEGASIGLIIGLTFILAGLAFKISAVPFHMWTPDVYEGAPTPVTAFFAAAPKVAAMGMLVRIVIDAFHPVTSDWQQIIVFVSIASMALGAFAAIGQTNLKRLMAYSSIGHMGYALVGLAAGTQTGVEGVIFYMVAYLGMTLGVFACILSMRRQDGMVEEISDLSGLSQTNLPMAVILGLLMFSLAGIPPLIGFFGKWFVFAAAVEAGLYPLAVIGVLASVVGCYYYLRIVKVMFFDEPAEAFQPMPTELKVVLGLSGVFVVFFWVMPGPVVTAATAAAQSLF; from the coding sequence ATGTCAGACGTGACCCAACTGCCAGATCTCATGCCGGCCTTGCCGGAAATCATTCTGGCGATCGGAGCGATGGTGCTGTTGATGGTCGGTGCCTTCGGCGGCCGGAACATCAGCTACGCGGTCTTTGGCGGCGCCATGGGGCTTCTCGGCGGCACGTTCCTTGTGCTGCTTTTGGTTCCGAGCTTCGGTGAAACCTTCGGTGGGTCGTTCATCCTCGATGATTACGCCTACTTCTTGAAACTGGTGGTCCTTGTCGGATCGTTCTTTGCGATCGCCATGTCCTGGGCCTATGCCAAAAGCCAGTCGTTTGACCATTTCGAGTATCCGATCCTGATCATTCTTGCGACGCTCGGCATGATGCTGATGCTGTCGGCAAACGACATGATCGCGCTCTACATGGGCCTCGAGCTCCAGAGCTTGTCGCTCTATGTAGTGGCGGCCATCAACCGCGACAGTGTCCGGTCAACGGAAGCGGGCTTGAAGTATTTCGTGCTCGGCGCGCTTTCCTCCGGCATGCTGCTCTATGGCATGTCGCTGGTTTACGGCTTCACCGGTCAGATTTCCTTCGCCGCGATTGCCGAACTGCTGTCGCAAGAAGGCGCGTCCATCGGACTGATCATCGGCTTGACCTTCATTCTTGCGGGTCTCGCCTTCAAGATTTCAGCTGTGCCGTTCCACATGTGGACACCAGACGTTTATGAAGGCGCGCCGACACCTGTGACCGCGTTCTTCGCAGCGGCTCCGAAAGTTGCTGCCATGGGGATGCTGGTGCGGATCGTCATTGATGCGTTCCATCCGGTCACCAGCGATTGGCAACAGATCATCGTCTTTGTTTCGATTGCGTCCATGGCGCTCGGTGCGTTCGCCGCAATTGGCCAAACCAACCTGAAGCGCCTTATGGCGTATTCGTCCATCGGCCATATGGGCTATGCGCTGGTCGGCCTTGCAGCCGGTACGCAGACCGGTGTGGAAGGCGTGATCTTCTACATGGTTGCCTATCTCGGCATGACCCTTGGTGTCTTTGCCTGCATCCTGTCCATGCGCCGGCAGGACGGCATGGTTGAAGAGATATCTGATCTCTCGGGCCTGTCGCAGACCAACCTGCCAATGGCGGTGATCCTCGGATTGCTGATGTTCTCGCTTGCAGGCATTCCGCCGCTGATCGGTTTCTTCGGGAAGTGGTTCGTGTTTGCAGCCGCTGTCGAGGCAGGCCTCTATCCGCTGGCTGTGATTGGTGTGCTTGCGTCCGTGGTGGGTTGTTACTACTACCTGCGCATCGTCAAGGTGATGTTCTTTGATGAGCCGGCAGAAGCCTTCCAGCCGATGCCGACCGAACTGAAGGTTGTCCTTGGTCTGTCCGGAGTGTTCGTAGTCTTTTTCTGGGTCATGCCTGGCCCGGTCGTAACGGCTGCAACCGCTGCCGCCCAGTCGTTGTTTTGA
- a CDS encoding ribonuclease J, with protein sequence MASAKDKENDIVFLPLGGVGEIGMNLGLYGFGPEGNRKWLIVDCGVSFAGPELPGIDLVMPDIKFLEDEVNNIAGMVITHAHEDHYGAILHLWPFLKVPVYATAFTAGLLAAKTESEPGAEEVPVTVVRQGERHTIGPFDVEFVAMAHSIPEPCALAIRTPAGLVLHTGDWKIDLSPGIGQPIDLDRLAELGREGVMALVCDSTNAVRDGVSPSEADVAAELTKVIGRAKHRVAVTTFASNVARIRAIARAAAANERDVVVVGRSMHRAIEVANELEYMDDLPAFHDEEAYGYLPRDKVVLLCTGSQGENRAALARIAAGDHRNIALAQGDMVIFSSRTIPGNEKEVGAVLNNLADKDVEIVTDKDALVHVSGHPRRGELEQLYKLVQPKVVLPVHGEPLHLAAHAAFAKEQGVPEVIRGKNGDVIRLVAGRAAIIDEAPFGILVKDGRILDDPEVTGVKERRKLSFAGAAIITLVVNRSGELLDEPNAVLLGLPDTDDDGEPMEDIVRKAVIGAVTSIPKARRKDKDLIAEAARRAARSEILDVWGKKTLCKVVVTQL encoded by the coding sequence ATGGCTTCGGCCAAGGATAAAGAAAACGACATTGTGTTCCTGCCGCTTGGCGGTGTTGGCGAAATCGGCATGAACCTCGGCCTTTACGGCTTCGGGCCGGAAGGCAACCGGAAATGGCTGATCGTTGATTGCGGCGTCAGCTTTGCAGGTCCGGAACTTCCTGGCATCGATCTGGTGATGCCGGACATCAAGTTTCTGGAAGACGAGGTCAACAACATTGCCGGCATGGTTATCACCCATGCCCATGAAGACCACTATGGCGCCATCCTGCACCTGTGGCCCTTCCTGAAAGTGCCGGTCTACGCAACGGCCTTTACTGCCGGTTTACTGGCAGCCAAGACCGAGAGTGAGCCGGGCGCTGAAGAGGTTCCCGTGACAGTGGTCCGCCAAGGCGAGCGCCACACGATTGGTCCGTTCGACGTGGAATTCGTTGCCATGGCCCACTCGATCCCGGAGCCGTGTGCCTTGGCCATCCGAACCCCTGCAGGTTTGGTGCTGCATACGGGCGATTGGAAAATTGATTTGTCGCCTGGCATTGGCCAACCGATCGACCTCGACCGGCTGGCAGAGCTGGGCCGGGAAGGGGTTATGGCGCTGGTCTGTGACAGCACCAATGCCGTTCGTGATGGCGTCAGCCCTAGCGAAGCCGATGTTGCAGCGGAACTGACCAAAGTGATTGGCCGTGCCAAGCACCGCGTTGCCGTCACAACCTTTGCTTCCAACGTTGCCCGTATCCGGGCCATCGCACGAGCTGCTGCTGCGAATGAGCGCGATGTGGTGGTGGTTGGCCGGTCAATGCACCGGGCCATTGAGGTGGCCAACGAGCTGGAATACATGGATGACCTCCCGGCCTTCCATGACGAAGAAGCCTACGGGTACCTGCCGCGTGACAAGGTCGTGTTGTTGTGCACTGGATCACAGGGCGAAAACCGCGCAGCGCTTGCACGGATTGCCGCCGGTGATCATCGGAACATTGCGCTTGCACAAGGCGATATGGTGATCTTTTCGTCCCGCACCATTCCGGGCAATGAAAAGGAAGTTGGTGCTGTCCTCAACAACCTGGCGGACAAGGACGTTGAAATCGTCACCGACAAGGATGCCCTGGTCCACGTTTCCGGCCACCCGCGCCGTGGCGAGCTGGAGCAGCTCTACAAACTGGTACAGCCAAAAGTCGTGCTTCCCGTTCACGGGGAACCATTGCATCTTGCAGCTCATGCTGCGTTTGCGAAGGAACAAGGTGTTCCGGAAGTCATTCGCGGCAAGAATGGGGACGTTATCCGCCTTGTGGCCGGCCGGGCCGCAATCATTGATGAGGCACCGTTCGGTATTCTGGTGAAGGATGGCCGGATCCTCGACGATCCTGAAGTCACCGGGGTCAAGGAACGGCGGAAGCTGTCGTTTGCCGGTGCTGCGATCATCACGCTGGTGGTCAACCGGTCCGGAGAGTTGCTCGACGAGCCGAACGCCGTGCTCCTTGGACTGCCGGATACCGACGACGACGGTGAGCCTATGGAAGACATCGTTCGGAAGGCCGTAATTGGCGCAGTGACGAGTATTCCGAAAGCCCGGCGAAAGGACAAGGACCTGATCGCCGAAGCAGCGCGCCGCGCGGCCCGGTCGGAGATCCTTGATGTCTGGGGCAAAAAGACGCTCTGCAAGGTTGTGGTGACCCAGCTATAA
- a CDS encoding lipoprotein-releasing ABC transporter permease subunit produces the protein MTAVETAREGADRETAEPTRPFAPFEWMIAGRYLRSRRRETFISVIAGFSFAGIMLGVATLIIVMAVMNGFRSELLGKILGINGHMLIQPIDQPLTDYDPVAKRLEGVPEVISAIPFVEGQALVSGPAGNLGALVRGLKESDLRRIPLVANNLRAGTLDGFDAGQGVAIGSRMAQQLGITLGDNVTIISPRGSVTPMGVTPRVKAYPVTAIFEIGMSEYDATFLFMPLPESQAYFNMDGITTGIELYVVDPDNVGTMLAAVEEAAGRPAFVTDWRQRNVTFFSALEVERNVMFIILTLIVLVAALNIISGLIMLVKDKGHDIAILRTMGATRGSIMRIFLITGASIGCVGTLAGFFLGLIVCLNIESIRQFVSWLTSTQLFDPTLYFLSKLPAEIDSGETVTVLLMALALSLLATLYPAWRAARLDPVEALRYE, from the coding sequence ATGACAGCAGTAGAGACTGCGCGCGAGGGCGCGGACCGGGAGACGGCAGAGCCGACACGCCCCTTTGCGCCCTTTGAATGGATGATCGCCGGCCGCTATTTACGCTCGCGCCGTCGGGAAACCTTCATATCAGTGATCGCCGGTTTTTCCTTTGCAGGCATCATGCTTGGCGTTGCAACACTCATCATTGTCATGGCTGTGATGAACGGGTTCCGCTCTGAGCTCTTGGGCAAGATCCTCGGGATCAACGGTCACATGCTGATCCAGCCGATTGACCAGCCGCTCACCGATTATGATCCGGTCGCCAAGCGCCTTGAGGGTGTGCCGGAGGTTATCAGCGCCATTCCATTCGTGGAAGGCCAGGCCCTCGTCTCCGGTCCTGCAGGAAACCTCGGAGCATTGGTGCGCGGCCTGAAAGAGAGTGACTTGCGCCGGATCCCGTTGGTTGCCAACAACCTGCGCGCCGGGACGCTTGATGGTTTTGATGCTGGCCAAGGCGTTGCCATCGGCTCGCGCATGGCCCAGCAGCTCGGCATCACGCTTGGCGACAACGTCACCATCATTTCACCGCGTGGCAGCGTGACCCCGATGGGCGTGACCCCGCGGGTCAAGGCCTATCCGGTGACGGCGATCTTCGAGATCGGCATGAGCGAATATGACGCGACGTTCCTGTTCATGCCGCTTCCCGAATCCCAAGCCTATTTCAACATGGACGGCATCACGACCGGCATTGAGCTTTATGTGGTCGATCCGGACAATGTTGGGACCATGCTGGCCGCCGTCGAAGAAGCCGCTGGCCGTCCGGCCTTCGTGACAGACTGGCGGCAGCGGAATGTGACGTTCTTTTCAGCGCTTGAGGTTGAGCGGAACGTGATGTTCATCATCCTGACACTCATCGTCCTGGTTGCTGCGCTCAACATCATTTCCGGGCTGATCATGCTGGTGAAGGACAAGGGGCATGACATTGCGATCCTGCGGACCATGGGCGCAACACGCGGCTCGATTATGCGGATCTTTTTGATCACCGGCGCCAGTATTGGTTGTGTCGGCACGCTGGCCGGGTTTTTCCTTGGGCTCATCGTGTGTCTCAACATAGAAAGCATCCGGCAATTCGTTTCCTGGCTGACGTCGACGCAGCTGTTTGATCCAACGCTTTATTTCCTGTCGAAACTGCCGGCGGAAATCGACAGCGGCGAGACTGTAACGGTTCTCTTAATGGCGCTTGCCCTGTCTCTTCTTGCGACGCTTTACCCGGCGTGGCGGGCTGCCCGGCTCGATCCGGTCGAAGCCCTGCGGTACGAATAG